One region of Corvus moneduloides isolate bCorMon1 chromosome 1, bCorMon1.pri, whole genome shotgun sequence genomic DNA includes:
- the GGH gene encoding gamma-glutamyl hydrolase has protein sequence MGRLAGLRPIAAAALLLVLLRCGSPASLARRDLAAERNDRPIIGILSQECHFDEYQRFGRSYIAASYVKFVESAGARAVPIRLNLTDEEYDKIFHSINGVLFPGGGVDLRTSEYSRVAKIFYHKALEANDKGDYFPIWGTCLGHEELTYLTSGEVLLVHTKTNGFSLPLNFTSAAKDSKMFRNFPDDVLHALATEPLTSNFHVWSLSLENFTNNEELRTFYRVLTTNTDDEVEFISTMEAYKYPIYGMQWHPEKNPFEWKDSPGIPHSPSAVRAAYYMADFFVNEARKSLHHFSSEDEEAKELIYNYNPVYTGTFSAFQQTYFFD, from the exons ATGGGGCGCCTGGCAGGGCTCCGTCCCATCGCGGCCGCCGCGctcctcctggtgctgctgcgCTGCGGCTCCCCCGCCTCGCTGGCGCGGCGCGACCTCGCGGCGGAGCGCAATGACAGACCCATCATCG GGATATTGTCACAGGAATGTCACTTTGATGAGTACCAGAGGTTTGGAAGATCTTATATTGCAGCTTCATATGTGAAGTTTGTGGAATCTGCCGGTGCTCGAGCTGTGCCAATAAG ATTAAATCTTACAGATGAAGAATATGATAAAATATTCCACTCTATTAATGG GGTACTTTTTCCAGGAGGTGGTGTGGATCTTAGGACTTCAGAGTATTCAAGGGTTGCTAAGATATTTTACCACAAGGCCTTGGAG gCTAATGATAAAGGAGATTATTTCCCAATATGGGGAACATGTCTTGGACACGAAGAGCTTACATATCTCACAAGTGGTGAAGTTTTACTTGTTCATACCAAGACAAATGGTTTTTCACTCCCTCTGAACTTTACCTCAG cTGCAAAAGACAGTAAAATGTTCAGGAATTTCCCTGATGATGTATTACATGCGCTTGCTACTGAGCCATTGACATCAAACTTTCATGTGTGGAGCCTCTCCTTGGAG AATTTCACAAATAATGAAGAGCTTCGTACTTTCTATAGAGTTCTGACTACTAACACTGATGATGAAGTGGAATTTATATCTACCATGGAAG CATACAAATATCCAATTTATGGCATGCAGTGGCATCcagagaaaaatccttttgaGTGGAAGGATTCTCCAGGCATTCCACATTCACCATCTGCTGTAAGAGCAGCATATTATATGGCTGATTTCTTCGTTAATGAAG CCCGGAAGAGCCTGCACCATTTCTCCAGTGAAGATGAGGAAGCAAAAGAATTGATCTATAATTATAATCCAGTTTATACAGgaacattttctgcatttcagcaaACCTATTTTTTTGATTGA